In Calypte anna isolate BGI_N300 chromosome Z, bCalAnn1_v1.p, whole genome shotgun sequence, the following are encoded in one genomic region:
- the GDA gene encoding guanine deaminase — protein sequence MVTASGSRRRCRQIPRGSIPPGWQLPDVSDTPQPTPPPATMGSPHRPLLAHVFRGTFVHSTSSSPMEILHGHLLGVDERGTIVFLEETHQQEQLAKKWGFKPSDIRELSNHEFIMPGMVDTHIHAPQYSFTGTRVDLPLLQWLTKYTFPTEAKFKDSDFAEEVYTRVVRRTLKNGTTTACYFATIHTDASLLLAEIVDKFGQRAFVGKVCMDLNDTVPEYKEMTSDSVQETERFVRELLEKRYARVQPIITPRFGPSCTEDLLCALGDLAQARDLHVQSHISENEEELKIVEELFPDCQNYTELYDKNKLLTSKTVMAHACYLSEEELKLFSLRGAAISHCPNSNFSLSSGVLNVQKVLKHHVKLGLGTDVAGGYSASMLDAIRKTMIAANTLQINKVNETGLTIAEAFQLATLGGSQVLGLDDVIGNFEVGKEFDALLINTKASDSPFDMFSTDKFEDTLQKFLYLGDDRNISEVYVAGKQVVPFSSSV from the exons ATGGTGACAGCTTCAGGAAGCCGTCGCCGGTGCCGGCAGATACCGCGGGGCAGTATTCCCCCTGGGTGGCAGCTGCCCGACGTTTCCGACACTCCGCAGCCAACACCGCCGCCGGCAACCATGGGCTCCCCGCACCGCCCGCTGCTCGCCCACGTCTTCAGGGGGACCTTCGTGCACTCCACCTCCTCCTCGCCCATGGAGATCCTCCACGGACACCTGCTGGGGGTGGACGAGAGAGGGACG attGTCTTTTTGGAAGAAACTCATCAACAAGAGCAACTGGCTAAGAAGTGGGGATTCAAACCATCTGACATAAGAGAACTGAGTAATCA tgAATTCATCATGCCAGGAATGGTTGATACACACATTCATGCTCCTCAGTATTCATTTACTGGTACAAGAGTGGATCTACCTCTTTTGCAGTGGTTGACTAAATATACATTCCCAACAGAAGCCAAGTTCAAAGACAGTGATTTTGCAGAAGAAGTATACACCAGAGTTGTG aGAAGAACTCTAAAGAATGGCACAACGACAGCTTGCTACTTTGCAACAATTCACACAGATGCGTCTCTTCTTCTTGCTGAAATCGTAG ATAAATTTGGTCAACGAGCCTTTGTTGGAAAAGTCTGCATGGATCTGAATGACACTGTGCCAGAATACAAAGAAATGACTTCTGACTCTGTCCAAGAGACAGAAAG GTTCGTTAGAGAACTACTGGAAAAAAGG tatgCAAGGGTACAGCCTATCATAACCCCCCGCTTTGGCCCTTCCTGTACAGAGGATTTGCTGTGTGCTCTTGGTGATTTAGCACAGGCTCGCGATCTGCACGTGCAG AGTCACATAAGTGAGAATGAAGAAGAACTCAAAATTGTGGAGGAATTGTTTCCTGACTGCCAGAACTACACTGAATTGTATGATAAAAACAAGCTGCTTACCAGCAAG acaGTGATGGCTCATGCCTGTTACCTTTCTGAAGAAGAGCTGAAGCTTTTCAGTCTTCGTGGAGCTGCAATTTCACATTGCCCCAATTCTAATTTTTC GTTAAGCAGTGGTGTCTTAAATGTGCAAAAGGTCCTGAAACACCATGTGAAGCTTGGGCTTGGCACAG ATGTTGCTGGGGGATATTCAGCTTCCATGCTTGATGCCATCAGGAAGACAATGATAGCAGCTAATACTCTGCAGATTAATAAAGTGAATGAGACAGGACTTACTATTGCAGAAGCTTTTCAACTTGCCACTCTAGGGGGAAGCCAAG tcctAGGACTAGATGATGTGATTGGAAACTTTGAAGTCGGCAAAGAATTTGATGCGCTGCTAATCAACACCAAGGCTTCTGACAGCCCTTTCGACATGTTCTCTACTGACAAATTTGAG GACACTCTCCAGAAGTTCCTGTATCTAG GTGATGATCGGAATATCTCTGAAGTGTATGTGGCTGGAAAACAAGTGGTTCCTTTCTCAAGTTCAGTATAA